In Candidatus Dadabacteria bacterium, the following proteins share a genomic window:
- a CDS encoding DNA replication/repair protein RecF, with protein sequence MIIKSASLSNVRCYTSETLAFHPGFNLICGENGQGKTNLLEAVYMLCRFKPMRGASASEVVRFGAETAVLSGVIEKGAPPSVSEIRAEFRRGGKRIEVNGKRPASLAKKALDFEVVHFTPQEVELAKGSPSLRRRYFDSIICGLAPSHFQDILDFQRVVRQRNSALASGRATARAVEPWDEQIAAIGGRIVEKRMRLTNRINGEIADIYGRISGNGEGAKAVYEPSCEVSGSGRVAYEDSIRKTLKSRLSRDMALKYTSAGPHRDRISLQIGGRDCVLYASQGEARSVVLAMKIAEIRLYQRFRKENPVFLLDDISSELDAKRRKFLFEMLMGYPGQIFVTSTSASDILYAGKRKTFQISGGRVVGKG encoded by the coding sequence TTGATAATCAAGTCGGCATCTTTGAGCAACGTCAGGTGTTACACCTCTGAAACTCTGGCTTTTCATCCCGGTTTCAATCTCATCTGCGGGGAGAACGGGCAGGGGAAAACAAACCTGCTTGAGGCCGTCTATATGCTTTGCAGGTTCAAGCCGATGAGGGGCGCAAGCGCCTCGGAGGTGGTGCGTTTCGGCGCGGAGACGGCGGTTCTTTCCGGCGTGATAGAGAAGGGCGCTCCGCCCTCGGTGTCTGAAATAAGGGCGGAATTCAGGCGGGGCGGCAAGAGGATTGAGGTCAACGGCAAGAGGCCCGCAAGCCTTGCAAAAAAGGCGCTTGATTTTGAGGTCGTTCATTTCACGCCCCAGGAGGTGGAACTTGCCAAAGGCAGCCCGTCTTTGCGGCGGCGTTATTTTGATTCAATCATCTGCGGGCTTGCGCCGTCTCATTTTCAGGACATTTTAGACTTTCAGCGCGTGGTGCGGCAGCGCAATTCGGCGCTGGCCTCTGGGCGGGCAACCGCGCGGGCTGTTGAGCCGTGGGATGAACAGATAGCCGCAATAGGGGGCAGAATAGTGGAAAAGCGCATGCGTCTTACAAACAGGATAAACGGCGAGATAGCGGACATTTACGGCAGGATAAGCGGCAACGGGGAAGGGGCGAAGGCTGTTTATGAGCCGTCCTGCGAGGTTTCCGGTTCAGGCAGGGTTGCGTATGAGGATTCCATCAGAAAGACGCTTAAAAGCCGTCTTTCCCGTGATATGGCGCTTAAATACACCTCCGCGGGGCCTCACAGAGACCGGATATCCCTGCAAATCGGGGGCAGAGACTGCGTTCTTTACGCCTCTCAGGGGGAGGCGCGGAGTGTGGTTCTGGCGATGAAGATTGCCGAGATTCGTCTGTATCAGCGGTTTCGCAAGGAAAACCCGGTCTTTTTGCTGGATGACATATCAAGCGAGTTGGACGCGAAACGGAGAAAGTTCCTGTTTGAGATGCTTATGGGGTATCCGGGGCAGATCTTCGTAACATCCACGTCCGCCTCGGACATCCTTTATGCCGGAAAACGCAAAACCTTCCAAATAAGCGGCGGCAGGGTCGTGGGGAAGGGTTGA
- a CDS encoding histidine triad nucleotide-binding protein translates to MLPTIFSKIIDREIPADIVYEDDVCIAFKDVSPQAPVHILLIPKREIASLSDLKADDAGIMGHLMVKVPEIASKAGVSEEGYRIVVNTGESAGQSVFHIHIHILGGRKMEWPPG, encoded by the coding sequence CTGTTGCCGACCATCTTTTCAAAGATCATAGACCGGGAGATTCCGGCGGACATTGTTTATGAGGATGATGTATGTATCGCCTTCAAGGATGTAAGCCCTCAGGCGCCCGTGCATATCCTTCTGATACCAAAGCGGGAAATCGCCTCTCTCAGCGACCTGAAAGCCGATGATGCGGGGATTATGGGGCATTTGATGGTGAAAGTGCCGGAAATCGCCTCAAAAGCGGGCGTTTCAGAGGAAGGATACAGGATAGTGGTCAACACCGGCGAGAGTGCCGGGCAGTCGGTGTTTCATATACATATTCATATCCTCGGCGGCAGAAAGATGGAATGGCCGCCGGGGTGA
- a CDS encoding prepilin peptidase, whose product MADHLPALLPALFFAGGALGSFFGVCVRRVPAGNSVLFPRSACESCASPVPPFLNIPVAGFAVCRGACRRCGAKIPRVYPVLEILCAVSAVCAAAVFGLSWEALRCFVLFSALAFAAAFDVETMTVPDFITFPLFGAGIVLSIPDGNISESALGAAIGGGALLAASFFYRIARKKDGIGAGDVKLMTGAGAFTGAEGAAVAILLASAAGAAGGFAYLKARGMKLSTPLPFAPFIAAGVAAAFLFV is encoded by the coding sequence GTGGCTGACCACCTCCCCGCTCTTCTTCCGGCGCTGTTTTTTGCGGGCGGGGCGCTGGGAAGTTTTTTCGGCGTATGTGTCCGGCGCGTGCCGGCGGGGAATTCCGTTCTGTTTCCGCGCTCCGCGTGTGAATCGTGCGCAAGCCCCGTGCCGCCGTTTCTGAACATTCCGGTTGCGGGCTTTGCCGTGTGCCGGGGCGCGTGCCGCAGGTGCGGGGCGAAAATCCCGCGCGTCTATCCCGTCCTTGAAATTTTGTGCGCGGTTTCCGCCGTGTGCGCGGCGGCGGTTTTCGGGCTGTCGTGGGAGGCGCTCAGGTGTTTCGTTCTGTTTTCCGCCCTTGCCTTTGCGGCGGCGTTTGACGTTGAGACCATGACCGTGCCGGACTTCATAACCTTCCCTCTTTTCGGCGCGGGAATTGTTTTGTCAATTCCGGACGGAAACATATCGGAGTCCGCGCTCGGAGCGGCAATAGGCGGCGGCGCTTTGCTTGCCGCCTCGTTCTTCTACCGCATTGCCAGAAAGAAAGACGGCATCGGCGCGGGAGACGTCAAACTCATGACCGGGGCGGGGGCGTTCACCGGGGCGGAAGGCGCGGCGGTTGCAATTCTGCTTGCCTCGGCGGCGGGAGCGGCGGGCGGTTTTGCGTATTTGAAAGCGCGGGGGATGAAACTTTCCACCCCCCTGCCCTTCGCCCCGTTCATCGCGGCGGGAGTGGCGGCGGCGTTTTTGTTTGTGTGA
- a CDS encoding type I restriction enzyme HsdR N-terminal domain-containing protein produces MATVPTATQKRFSAAVPKFRKVLELARKRDVNESDTVTIVTDILEEVFGFDKYSEITREYSIKGTYCDLAISTSKKIEYLIEVKAIGTDLKDNHLRQAVTYASQEGIRWVVITNGIMWEVHRVKVDNRVENTKLIGFDFTKLNPRKNEDQEILFLLCKRGVQKDVIDEFYEYRQSVNRYSVAAVIMSDPIISAVRRELRRIKSGLKITDKNIEDLIKEEVLKRDLVENESTKEAAKRLRKALKKIATTKSSKASGKSTDKSNKSDNVDAFKAFTN; encoded by the coding sequence ATGGCAACAGTCCCAACAGCAACACAAAAAAGATTCTCTGCGGCAGTGCCGAAGTTTCGAAAAGTTCTGGAACTGGCGCGAAAGAGGGATGTTAACGAGTCCGATACAGTCACGATTGTGACAGACATTCTTGAGGAAGTCTTTGGTTTTGACAAGTACTCTGAGATTACGAGAGAGTACTCAATAAAAGGAACATACTGCGACCTTGCAATCAGCACGTCCAAGAAAATTGAATATCTCATAGAAGTAAAAGCCATTGGCACTGACCTGAAAGACAACCACTTACGTCAGGCTGTAACTTATGCGTCTCAAGAAGGTATACGGTGGGTAGTGATAACAAACGGCATCATGTGGGAAGTTCACCGCGTTAAAGTTGACAATCGCGTGGAAAATACGAAGTTGATTGGTTTTGATTTCACAAAACTAAACCCGCGAAAAAATGAAGACCAGGAGATATTGTTTCTCCTATGTAAGAGAGGTGTTCAGAAAGATGTTATTGATGAGTTTTACGAATACCGCCAATCTGTAAATCGTTACTCGGTCGCCGCTGTGATTATGTCTGACCCTATTATCAGTGCTGTGCGTAGAGAACTGCGTCGCATTAAGAGCGGTCTCAAGATAACAGACAAGAACATAGAAGATTTAATCAAAGAAGAAGTGTTGAAACGTGATTTGGTCGAGAATGAATCTACTAAAGAAGCAGCGAAAAGGCTTCGGAAAGCCTTAAAGAAAATTGCTACAACAAAGTCTTCCAAAGCAAGCGGTAAATCGACCGACAAGAGCAACAAATCAGATAATGTTGACGCATTCAAGGCGTTTACTAATTGA
- a CDS encoding AAA family ATPase, with the protein MISLRISEIDRTDLGKGFAKLSRNNMHELGVEPLDTVEIGGRRKTVARVVPLEEQGGASETIIEIDSFTRRNARSDIDDFVVIRRSSFETARSVTVAISDKSVLYERDGRNEILSSLLGLALTAGDRAGMGDGSKDRGEIYVIGTSPSSGPVIVGNSTEVRISRIPENGEDGAVSGYSRIGGLKKQINKIREIVEIPIRFPEIFASLGIEPPRGILLIGPPGSGKTMLAKAAISETGANFQIVNGPEIIHRHYGESEARIREIFDLAEKKQPSIIFLDELDAIAPRRDKVAGEVEKRVVAQLLTMMDGLRKKNNVIVIGATNLPGLIDPALRRAGRFDREIRIDVPDTLSRVEILKIHCEAMPLADDVDFQRIAEATNGFTGADIEMLCKESALKALGEFIEGEGADGKIKNGGPKVSMEHFAAALKEAEPSAIREIAVDIPEAGLASIGGLKQVKAVIQESVITPLKHKDLYKAADVNPPRGILLCGPPGTGKTLIAKALANECGANFISVKGAELLSKYVGESGRAVRNIFSKARQVAPAILFFDEIDALAPTRDDSDGNRVSAQVVSQLLAEMDGIEDLTDVQVLAATNRRDIVDPALMRSGRFDIVLNIPLPDKEGIEEILRIHNGEKPVAKSLNFRALASKMRGLSGADIKLVCDKAAVLAINEQIKSDNKAFRIMNSHFTKALKEVKEKNAPPKSGG; encoded by the coding sequence ATGATATCGCTCAGAATCTCAGAGATAGACCGGACCGACCTCGGAAAGGGCTTTGCAAAACTCAGCCGCAACAACATGCATGAGTTGGGCGTGGAGCCGCTTGACACGGTTGAAATCGGCGGCAGAAGAAAGACGGTGGCGCGGGTTGTGCCGCTTGAAGAACAAGGCGGCGCGAGTGAAACCATTATTGAGATTGACTCCTTCACCCGGCGCAACGCGCGCTCCGACATAGACGACTTTGTGGTAATCAGAAGGTCGTCTTTTGAGACGGCAAGGTCCGTCACGGTGGCGATTTCAGACAAAAGCGTTCTGTATGAGAGAGACGGCAGGAATGAAATTCTGTCCAGTCTGCTGGGTCTCGCGCTGACCGCCGGAGACAGGGCGGGAATGGGAGACGGCAGCAAAGACAGGGGCGAGATATACGTCATCGGCACGTCTCCGTCATCGGGGCCCGTTATTGTCGGCAACTCAACGGAGGTGCGCATTTCGCGCATACCGGAAAACGGGGAAGACGGGGCGGTGTCCGGCTACTCGCGCATAGGCGGGCTGAAAAAGCAGATAAACAAGATCAGGGAAATCGTTGAAATCCCCATCCGTTTTCCCGAAATTTTTGCAAGTCTCGGCATAGAGCCGCCGAGGGGAATACTGCTCATAGGGCCGCCCGGCAGCGGAAAAACCATGCTCGCCAAGGCGGCGATAAGCGAGACGGGGGCAAACTTTCAGATTGTCAACGGGCCTGAAATCATCCACAGACACTACGGCGAAAGCGAGGCGCGCATCAGGGAAATTTTTGACCTTGCGGAGAAAAAGCAGCCGTCCATAATTTTTCTTGACGAACTGGACGCCATAGCCCCCCGGCGCGACAAGGTCGCGGGCGAGGTGGAAAAAAGAGTGGTCGCCCAGTTGCTCACCATGATGGACGGGCTCAGGAAGAAAAACAACGTCATAGTCATCGGGGCAACCAACCTGCCCGGCCTCATAGACCCCGCTCTCAGGCGGGCGGGCAGGTTTGACAGGGAAATACGGATTGATGTGCCCGACACTCTTTCCAGAGTTGAGATTCTGAAAATTCACTGTGAGGCGATGCCCCTTGCGGACGATGTTGATTTCCAGCGCATAGCCGAGGCGACAAACGGCTTCACCGGCGCGGACATTGAGATGCTGTGCAAGGAATCCGCGCTCAAGGCGCTCGGCGAGTTTATTGAAGGGGAAGGCGCGGACGGGAAAATCAAAAACGGCGGGCCCAAGGTCTCCATGGAGCATTTCGCCGCCGCGCTCAAAGAGGCGGAGCCGTCCGCCATACGCGAGATAGCGGTTGACATACCCGAAGCGGGGCTCGCAAGCATAGGCGGGCTCAAACAGGTTAAAGCCGTCATTCAGGAATCGGTTATCACGCCGCTCAAACACAAAGACCTTTACAAGGCGGCGGACGTGAACCCGCCGAGGGGAATACTGCTTTGCGGGCCTCCGGGAACGGGCAAAACACTCATCGCCAAGGCGCTTGCCAATGAGTGCGGCGCAAACTTCATATCGGTCAAGGGGGCGGAACTGCTTTCAAAGTATGTGGGGGAGTCCGGGCGGGCGGTGAGAAACATTTTCTCAAAGGCGAGGCAGGTCGCCCCGGCGATACTGTTTTTTGACGAGATAGACGCGCTCGCGCCGACAAGGGACGACTCGGACGGAAACAGGGTTTCGGCGCAGGTGGTAAGTCAGCTGCTCGCCGAGATGGACGGCATTGAAGACCTTACGGATGTTCAGGTGCTTGCGGCGACCAACCGCAGAGACATTGTTGACCCCGCGCTTATGCGTTCGGGAAGGTTTGACATTGTTCTCAACATACCTCTTCCCGACAAAGAAGGCATTGAGGAGATCTTGCGCATACACAACGGCGAAAAACCCGTTGCGAAAAGCCTTAATTTCCGCGCCCTTGCCTCAAAGATGAGGGGGCTGAGCGGAGCGGACATAAAACTGGTTTGCGACAAAGCGGCGGTTCTGGCGATTAACGAGCAGATAAAAAGCGACAACAAGGCGTTCAGAATAATGAACTCCCATTTCACAAAGGCGCTGAAAGAGGTCAAAGAGAAAAACGCGCCGCCGAAGTCCGGTGGCTGA